One window of Dromaius novaehollandiae isolate bDroNov1 chromosome 20, bDroNov1.hap1, whole genome shotgun sequence genomic DNA carries:
- the LOC135330411 gene encoding ankyrin repeat and MYND domain-containing protein 1-like gives MEAGAERVSSQAAAEGGAEEAAAPGDGSGPGGGERYTGQLYMDHRHGKGICYWPDGSKFIGAFYLSHVEGYGTWEWKDGRKFQGLYKSDERFGPGIESYPDGCQDVGLWLRNHLIKLCTEVPGYFSVSDHPEHFRYVDASSQRKYISVEGDPFLRSYKRLPFDDKNILPEGVFAYSHNTDHLTLTCTFLKECDASYFQNTSKLPEEEPWPVANVTPLLVRMQMHVYKHRCCEAEFTSDVNFILSGVRSTYGPPGPKELASEQLIQKAAKGDFDGVYTILRDELAHPDVADKHGYTALAAAAVNSHNDIVNLLLDSGADVNKCSDEGLSALSMCFILYYPAESFKGNIAERNLHSCKQNEQSEPSETANVSEGVIAEQQKRWATIQLLLHRGADPNACWIPAPLLFLAVKAADAEAVKLLLERGARTDVRLPSKFGGLTPLHIAVSIPGEEGVQITQYLLHSAPDLDARAEDGNEVYGPDQVPLPQTRETQLSRGVTVHLKNETGPPKGYFSSYFGPVPEEGGRSALHIACEREDNCEHARDVIRLLLMHKANPNTLWSGHSPLSLAIASGNDLAVVELLKHGADPNLPLSRAVRSALCTAVSTTYEQKRTKAQRIALVDKLLEAGADILAPVTLREGQQKAVGTAVDYAYFEYFQDRRIAHTPYHVLTASEREIFQKRQSLMEHITGKLRERVILKEKEWNQEELRRSKKLDSNIRTSASKKKSGSHHAKEVR, from the exons atggaggccgGTGCCGAGCGAGTTTCCAGtcaggcggcggccgagggcggcgcagaggaggcggcagcgcccggcgacggcagcgggcctgggggcggcgag AGATACACGGGACAGTTGTACATGGACCATCGCCATGGGAAAGGGATATGCTACTGGCCTGATGGTTCCAAATTCATTGGAGCATTTTATCTCAGCCACGTAGAAGGCTATGGGACTTGGGAATGGAAGGACGGCAGAAAATTTcag GGGCTGTACAAATCTGATGAGCGATTTGGACCGGGAATTGAGAGCTATCCAGATGGCTGTCAGGATGTTGGCTTGTGGCTGAGGAATCATCTAATTAAACTATGTACTGAAGTacctggttatttttctgtctcggaTCATCCAGAACACTTCAGATATGTTGATGCCAGTTCTCAAAGGAAGTATATTTCTGTTGAGGGGGACCCATTTCTCCGTAGCTATAAACGTCTCCCCTTTGATGACAAGAATATTTTGCCTGAAGGAGTTTTTGCCTATTCCCATAACACAGATCATCTTACTTTGACTTGCACCTTTCTGAAAGAGTgtgatgcttcatattttcagaatacctccaagctgcctgaggaagaACCTTGGCCTGTTGCAAATGTAACCCCCTTACTGGTCAGAATGCAGATGCATGTTTATAAGCACAG gtGCTGTGAAGCAGAGTTTACTTCAGACGTCAACTTCATTCTCAGTGGAGTCCGCAGTACTTATGGGCCTCCAGGCCCCAAAGAACTTGCCTCAGAGCAGTTAATTCAGAAAGCGGCAAAAGGAGACTTTGATGGGGTCTATACGATTCTGAGGGATGAGCTTGCTCATCCGGACGTAGCAGACAAACATGGAtacacagcacttgctgctgccgcT GTTAATTCCCACAACGATATTGTCAATCTTCTTCTCGATAGTGGAGCTGATGTGAATAAGTGTAGTGATGAAGGATTATCTGCTCTCTCcatgtgctttattctgtattatccagcagaatcttttaagggtaatattgcTGAGAGGAACTTGCACAGCTGCAAG cagAACGAACAATCAGAACCGTCAGAAACAGCTAATGTGTCTGAAGGCGTAATCGCAGA acagcagaagagatgggcaacaatccagctgctgcttcaccgaGGTGCAGATCCCAATGCATGCTGGATACCAGcaccccttctcttccttgccgttaaagctgcagatgcagaagcagtgaaactcctcttagaaaggggagccaggactgatgtgcggcttccatccaag tttgggggtttaacccctctccacatagctgtatctattcctggggaggaaggagtccagataacacagtacctcctgcattctgcaccagatcttgatgcaagggcagaagatggaaatgaggTATATGGTCCAGACCAG GTTCCTCTGCCTCAAACCAGAGAAACCCAGTTGTCCCGTGGTGTCACTGTGCACCTGAAGAATGAAACAGGACCACCAAAAGGGTACTTCTCCTCCTATTTTGGTCCTGttccagaagaaggtggaaggagtGCATTGCATATTGCATGCGAAAGAGAGGATAACTGTGAG CATGCCAGAGATGTTATCCGCCTCCTTTTAATGCATAAGGCAAATCCAAACACACTGTGGAGTGGCCATTCACCACTTTCCTTAGCAATCGCCAGTGGGAATGATTTG gcagtggtcgAACTCCTCAAACATGGGGCTGATCCAAATCTGCCATTAAGCAGAGCAGTAAGAAGTGCCCTCTGTACAGCTGTCAGTACCACatatgaacagaagagaacaaaagcacagaggattgctttg gttgatAAGCTGCTTGAAGCTGGCGCGGATATCCTTGCACCAGTTACTCTtagggaaggacagcaaaaagcagtgggaacagctgtcgactatgcctattttgaatattttcag GATAGGAGAATTGCTCACACACCATACCATGTACTGACAGCATCTGAGCGGGAGATTTTTCAAAAACGCCAATCACTGATGGAACACATTACTGGGAAGCTCCGTGAGCGTGTcatcctgaaagagaaagaatggaaTCAGGAAGAGCTGCGAAGATCCAAGAAAT TGGATTCAAATATTCGTACAtctgcttcaaagaagaaatcGGGGAGCCATCATGCGAAAGAAGTGAGGTAG